From Haloarcula sp. CBA1127, a single genomic window includes:
- a CDS encoding HAD family hydrolase, giving the protein MTTDYDFWLFDLDGTLVDIEPAYPRKVMGAVGDRLGVEFTDRERDALWYGFGGTRSRTLAERGVDQQEFWRLFHEEEDPVARAEATYLYDDAETFLATLDTPVGLVTHCQQYLTEPVLDHLDITDWFETVVCCDDDIGWKPDPKPVELAMREMDVWYNGHSGVLAGDNPSDIGAAWNAGLDGVHVGRRSPAEMGRCVRGDRRVASLLDLASSQGR; this is encoded by the coding sequence ATGACCACCGACTACGACTTCTGGCTGTTTGATCTCGACGGGACGCTCGTCGATATCGAGCCAGCGTACCCCCGGAAGGTAATGGGCGCCGTCGGCGACCGCCTCGGCGTCGAGTTCACCGACCGGGAACGGGATGCACTCTGGTACGGATTCGGTGGGACACGGTCACGGACGCTTGCGGAGCGCGGCGTCGACCAGCAGGAGTTCTGGCGGCTGTTCCACGAGGAGGAAGACCCCGTTGCTCGGGCCGAGGCGACGTACCTCTACGACGACGCCGAGACGTTCCTTGCGACCCTCGATACACCGGTCGGACTGGTCACGCACTGCCAGCAGTACCTCACCGAACCAGTCCTTGACCATCTGGATATCACCGACTGGTTCGAAACGGTCGTCTGCTGTGACGATGACATCGGCTGGAAGCCCGACCCGAAGCCGGTCGAACTGGCGATGCGGGAGATGGATGTCTGGTACAACGGCCACAGCGGCGTGCTGGCGGGAGATAATCCGTCAGACATCGGCGCGGCGTGGAACGCGGGCCTCGATGGCGTCCACGTCGGCCGGCGGTCCCCGGCAGAGATGGGTCGGTGCGTGCGCGGCGACAGACGCGTCGCCTCGCTACTCGACCTGGCGTCGTCTCAGGGCAGGTAG
- a CDS encoding molybdopterin-binding protein, with protein MAGSPPSEAESLALETARRQLGSFAVPVDRTDRIPLSVAVGRVLATDATANEPVEEADISVDDTVFDRGHQVRPGDVGLLRATGVSELLVRQRPQIGIVPTGDELRADTSAGREVETTGFTLAQYVDRWGGKVTYRDPVADDAPALRMAVQRDLTRDALVITGTKPGDTLREVVVDLGAVFTDYVDIDPGQRTGIAVVEDRPVLLLPESPSAARVGAVQLLRPLLKAFADAPLSAHPESRATLAAAVDSQHGVKTFTPVAVSDGTATPLPGVDLATATRADGWVSVPDDEAAIDAGTTVTVENWDYLP; from the coding sequence ATGGCTGGCTCCCCGCCGTCGGAGGCCGAGTCGCTCGCACTGGAGACCGCTCGCAGACAGCTCGGCAGCTTCGCCGTCCCCGTCGACCGAACGGACAGAATTCCGCTCTCCGTCGCTGTTGGACGAGTTCTGGCAACAGATGCGACGGCGAACGAACCCGTGGAGGAGGCGGATATCTCGGTCGACGATACTGTCTTCGACCGGGGCCATCAGGTACGGCCCGGCGATGTGGGACTGCTGCGGGCGACCGGCGTCTCCGAACTGCTCGTCCGCCAGCGACCACAGATCGGAATCGTCCCGACCGGCGACGAACTCCGAGCGGATACCAGCGCAGGCCGCGAGGTCGAGACAACGGGGTTTACCCTGGCACAGTACGTCGACCGGTGGGGTGGGAAGGTGACCTACCGGGACCCTGTCGCCGACGACGCTCCGGCGCTTCGGATGGCCGTGCAGCGCGACCTCACCCGTGATGCGCTCGTCATCACCGGGACCAAGCCGGGGGATACGCTTCGAGAGGTCGTTGTGGATCTCGGTGCGGTGTTCACCGACTACGTCGATATCGACCCAGGCCAGCGGACGGGCATCGCTGTCGTCGAGGATCGCCCGGTCCTGCTGTTGCCGGAGTCGCCGAGTGCAGCCCGCGTCGGCGCGGTACAGCTCCTTCGTCCGCTACTGAAGGCGTTTGCCGATGCACCGCTGTCTGCACACCCGGAGTCACGAGCGACACTGGCGGCGGCCGTCGACAGTCAGCACGGTGTCAAGACGTTTACGCCAGTCGCTGTGAGCGACGGGACAGCAACGCCGCTGCCCGGCGTTGACCTCGCGACGGCGACCCGTGCCGACGGCTGGGTGTCCGTGCCCGATGACGAGGCCGCTATCGATGCCGGAACGACCGTCACTGTGGAAAACTGGGACTACCTGCCCTGA